In Castor canadensis chromosome 6, mCasCan1.hap1v2, whole genome shotgun sequence, the genomic window TCATAAAATATGAACCTTATCACCTGTAAAATAAACACATCGGCCCAGCAAACTTTCACTACGCAATTGAaacttggagggaaaaaaaaaaaagcaaacttgaGAACGAGGCTTTGCGAATTTAAATACATATGTGCGGCAGAagccccccccccgcccagtCCTCACAGCCCGGACGAGCCAGCCCCCGGGCGGGCCCACTAAGACTCTGCTGCCCTCCCAGCACCAAGGCCTCTGCAACCCTTGTGAGGCTAAGGAGACCCGCAGTAGTGATGTCCTTTCTGAGACACTGATCCCCTTGGCCTTGTATCCCAGGCCACAGCTCTGGGGTTTCCCCGCCCCCCTCCGGACACTGGGACCGACAAGGCCATGGCAGCTGTGACAGGATTTGCACGGTGGGGGACACGCCTCTATCCCCAGCCTGCGGAAGGAAGTTTCCAACTTGTGTCTCGGGGCCCTCGAAGCCGAAGGCTGAAACGTAGCACTGCGGCCAAAACAACCCGAGATCTGCTAAAGTATGCGAAAGAAATCGATGTGGCGTCTCGTCCAGGCGAGCCATTAGACAAGAACTTCCTTTTTCATGGCAAAGCGGGCGCCCTGCTTAGCTGGCAGGGATTCGGCGCCCTCAACCTGCTGTTCACGTAGTCAAAATTTGCCAAGCGCCCCCACTGTCGACACCTCCTCTCTTAACTCCAAAAGGTGTGTTCACTCGCGTCCGAGGTATCCAAGTTAGAAGAGGAGGGTGACTGCGGCGCCACCCTCGATGGCTTCTCTGCCCACTCTCACCTGTTCCTGAGGCTCCTAGCGTCGGTTACACTGTCCTCTCCACGATCAGCGCCCACGTCCCTGACCATGACAAGTCGTGGACAAGCCTTGCTCCAGGCTTAGCCCCTCTCCCTTTGGACCTCACCCGGGTGGCACTGGAGTCGCGGGGAGCTGTGTCCCGGTTGCACCTCTGACATCCCAGGCGCGTGCGCGCCAAGGAGAAGCAGAAGCAGTATTCCCCGAGCACTGTGCACCCCGACAGCGACACCACGGAGTAGGGAATGCACTATGCTGGGACCACAGGCGACACCACGCAGGAGGGTGCACTATGCTGGGACCGCAGGCTACCCTACAGTAAAATGGGCCGCTCTGGGGCTTCCACTGCTACCTCTCGGCGACCACCCGCTCCTTGTGGCCATTGCCCCCCTGTCCCCCTCCTTGAGCTCTTTGACCAGTTGGGGTATTAGTGAAATCCCCAGGGATTTGCGGAGAAGACTGGGGCTGGACGGCCAGTGGAAAAGAGGTTCAACGCCCGATTCACGAGTGCAAGTTCTGCAAAGCCAAGTTCTGGACGCTTTTAGAGACTGTAAAGCCGAACGCGCCAGGGGAAATGAGTGTCGCCTGAGTCCAGACACAGCGAGGCATTTTTGATGGAAACCACAGAAGCTTGTTTATAAGGAACGAGAGGGGTCACGGAAGGAATGAGAAGAGTGATACAATGAGCCTTTAAAAGAAAGCTGGGGTCTGTGAAAAGAGCAGCCAGGGAAACTACGTGACCTGCGCTAGCCAAGAGGCTGCGCGCCACAGCAGAGCGTCTGCAGACGCTTAGGCACTAACAGGGGGCGCACTCCAGCAATGGACTGGGTAACAAGTTCTTTGGCCTTGGAACGCTTCGGCCACTGGAGCTACTGGTAGTGCGCCCCTGATCGCCAGCCTGGAGCTGGTGAAGAGGGATCGAGGAAGAAACCCTCTGTAGCTTGACACCTGTCATACCTGGGTATCTGGGGGCATTTGGCTCAgacgcccccccacccccgcacaggcccctccacctccccaggaCCCTCTAGGTACACCTTTCTACCGCGATGGGCTATCCTCCACCGTCGTCGCGGTCAGACAGCGTACACCTGAACCAGTCCCCGCGCGCACCCGCAGCGGCGCCTCATCGCCTCAGGAGGCGGTGCGGTCTGCAAAGGACCGAACCGGTGTGTAGAGAGAGGCGCGGACAGTGACTGGCTTAGGGCCTGGGGCCTGGGATATACTACCGCTCACCTCTCTCGCTGGCCTGGATGTAGCGCATGATGTCGTCCAGGTCCAAGTCTTTGGTCTCGTCGAAATTGTAGGCAGACGTGTGCAAGCCCTCCTCCTGGAACACCTCGTGGACCCCCTCGAGGGTAAAGTAGCAGTTCCGCTCCAATTTGTCATCGCTGTAGACCAGCGCAGCGCGGCTCCAGTGGTGGTGGCGGAACAGGGCGAGCATCATCTCGCCCATCTTGGCGTAGGCAGGCGCTACGCGCGTGAGGTGCGAGTACTCAGTGTCCTTGTGTTGAAAGCCGGCGGCCAGTGCTCCTGCAGACAGCATGGGCAGATCCCAGTGCGACGCAAGCCGGGCCACCGGCGCCGCAGCGTACTCGCACACCGGTCCTAGGATAAGGTCGGGCTTGGCGCCCCGCGCCGCCGCCACGCGGTCCACCAGGCTAAAGAGCGCGCGGTTGCCGCAGTCCGAGTCCTCGTAGGCAACCTGAAAGCGAGTGCCGGGCGGCAGAAGCCGCCTCCCGGTGCCGTTGCCCTCCACGCTGCGCAGCGCATACTCGATGGCCGGCCGCACCCGGGCCAGGGAGAACAAATACGAGTCATCCCGGGGCAACAGCACCAGCACCTCGATCTTCTGAGGCGGCAGCGCCTCTCTCTCCCGGCGCCCTCCGCCTGGGCCCGTGcccccgccgccgccaccgccaccCGAGCCGCCAGCCAGCAACGCCCAGCCGAGCAGGACGCACGCGGAGAAAGTGAGCACCAGCAGGGACTGCATCGTGCCTCGAGAAAGCGCTCGCCCTCGCCACCGACTcgccctctgccccccacccacccttcctctttcctccccacTCTTCTTTCCGAGGTCCCTGCGCCCCCTTGGGCGCTCTAAGAAAATAGAATACCCCCTTCGCTAACGCGCCCAAACACAGAGAGGAAGAGTCCTTCTCTCAATGtcacaagtttttaaaaagaaaaaaaagaaaagaaaaagaaaaaagttcgcCGAGTGTAAACCTGTGCGACTGtactatgcatatatatacttattataaatatatatatatatattcgcCCTCCCTTTATACATATGCTATTTTGCTTAGAGGTGGCTTCTTATTTGGGCGTTGCTAAGGTTGCTTTTGAAAGCatatttgtaaaaggaaaaaaaaaagttagacttGTCCAAGTGCTTGTAATTGACGGTGCATCTCCTTCGCGTTTGATCTCATTGATTCGCGCGGGTTCCTGGATCCATAGCCGGTGTTTAAATAGCGTGGCAGCGACAGAGCGTGTTACCACACATGGCGCGCCGAGGCCGGGCTTGTATTTCCAgcgggtggggtgggtgggggtgaggagaggtgggggctgggctgggggagcCTCTCATTAACATTCTTACATCAGGGCTCCTCCCCGCACCCCTTCCCTGCCCAGCGATCCCCTGTCCATAACCCCCCACTCCCTCAGGCACCCGGCCTTTTCCTAAAGCCGCAACCGCCCACGTTTGCACCAGTGGGAGCCCGCACAGCGCTGCGCGCCTCTGAGATCCCCGCCTCTCCCCCGCCACGATCTCTGCGGCTTGAGCTTTTAAAAAGGCAATGtgtttaaaagtaaagaaatttttacacacacacacaaggattgGGAGAAGAGTGGTTCTTGAAACTGCTGGTTTCGGCGCAAAAATCCGTAGGTCTCGCTCGCGCTCACCTCGTCTTGCTCGGGTCACGTTCCCTCCAGACGCGAAGACTCCAGTCGGGCACCTGACCTTCctgactcccccacccccacccggaCAGCGCAAGGTCACGGGACAGGGACCAA contains:
- the Npr3 gene encoding atrial natriuretic peptide receptor 3 isoform X3; the protein is MQSLLVLTFSACVLLGWALLAGGSGGGGGGGGTGPGGGRREREALPPQKIEVLVLLPRDDSYLFSLARVRPAIEYALRSVEGNGTGRRLLPPGTRFQVAYEDSDCGNRALFSLVDRVAAARGAKPDLILGPVCEYAAAPVARLASHWDLPMLSAGALAAGFQHKDTEYSHLTRVAPAYAKMGEMMLALFRHHHWSRAALVYSDDKLERNCYFTLEGVHEVFQEEGLHTSAYNFDETKDLDLDDIMRYIQASERGDGSWKRGDKHDFEAKQAYSSLQTVTLLRTVKPEFEKFSMEVKSSVEKQGLNEEDYVNMFVEGFHDAILLYVLALHEVLRAGYSKKDGGKIIQQTWNRTFEGIAGQVSIDANGDRYGDFSVIAMTDTEAGTQEVIGDYFGKEGRFEMRPNVKYPWGPLKLRIDETRLVEHTNSSPCKSSGGLEESAVTGIVVGALLGAGLLMAFYFFRKKYRITIERRNQREESNVGKHRELREDSIRSHFSVA
- the Npr3 gene encoding atrial natriuretic peptide receptor 3 isoform X4, coding for MQSLLVLTFSACVLLGWALLAGGSGGGGGGGGTGPGGGRREREALPPQKIEVLVLLPRDDSYLFSLARVRPAIEYALRSVEGNGTGRRLLPPGTRFQVAYEDSDCGNRALFSLVDRVAAARGAKPDLILGPVCEYAAAPVARLASHWDLPMLSAGALAAGFQHKDTEYSHLTRVAPAYAKMGEMMLALFRHHHWSRAALVYSDDKLERNCYFTLEGVHEVFQEEGLHTSAYNFDETKDLDLDDIMRYIQASERVVIMCASGDTIRSIMLAAHRRGMTSGDYAFFNIELFNSSSYGDGSWKRGDKHDFEAKQAYSSLQTVTLLRTVKPEFEKFSMEVKSSVEKQGLNEEDYVNMFVEGFHDAILLYVLALHEVLRAGYSKKDGGKIIQQTWNRTFEGIAGQVSIDANGDRYGDFSVIAMTDTEAGTQEVIGDYFGKEGRFEMRPNVKYPWGPLKLRIDETRLVEHTNSSPCKS